A window of Chaetodon trifascialis isolate fChaTrf1 chromosome 3, fChaTrf1.hap1, whole genome shotgun sequence genomic DNA:
ccaggccttaaaaaaaacaaaaaacaaaaaactgagtACGTATGGGagctttgtgtgtatgtatgtatgtatgtatgtatgtatgtatgtgtgtgtgtgtgtatgtatgtgtgtatgtatgtatgtgtgtatgtatgtatgtatgtatgtatgtatgtatgtatgtatgtatgtatgtatgtatgtgtgtgtgttaaaatcagagtatatcacaaacatcagcagtttcagttcaggctattgtggaatctttgtcatccgaaagctgtgaacagtttaaatttagacacgtcaggccagcaagtgtgtgtttgtgtacgtgtgtgtgtttgaaagcagcagtggactgggctgacacacatgatgagttggccaaaaaagaaaaaccttcctcgtttcgacagtttgttttggtgaagttttattccaacacaactgagtaaaaaaacttactcaaagtttaatacgcatgtcaacaggttatgtgagatgtctggtttttgagtgtgtgtgtgtgtgtgttgtgtgcgcgcgcacgcgtgcatgtgcctgtgcctaactttacattaaaaatactcagcgtgcaaaaacaaaaatgaagaaattcttgtgttattggtgtgtacagaagggtcatgattgtatgtgtgtgtgtgtgtgtgtgtgtgtgtgtgtgtgtgtgtgtgtgtgtgtgtgtgtgtgtgtgtgtgagtgagagagagagagagagagagagagtaaaataaattcaaatgaacaatcaaaatgtttctttattaaaatataaaattaattaatttatacatttattcatatgccataccatatatctgtattctgctctttaacaaagtattttagcatcaagcacgtgtttttaatgtgtgacagcgtcctgtgtcataactacatctctgccatttgtaacaaaccaaaccgtgtgaaaatcgggtaaaaagttatgattattgtagttggacatacaccttacatacatacatacacctTTGTAGatataaatgcactgggggcgcatgggagacccatccaagatggcggcagcgctgaacgtcagttccaataggaagcgtcagtcaatgaggcgtctacgtacaTTGTACATGTCTATGATGCAAATACAGTAAGATAGTTAGAAATTACACGTTGTCTTTTGAAAATAATTTTCCTGTCTAATTTTCTGTTAGTACAAAACAGCAAGAGCGGCAGCATATTATGCAAATTAGTACAGGTTGTATGCTCCACAGACACATTAGACTGCAAGTGGGTGAAGATAGTTGTATTGGTTTGGCTGCTCTCAGAACAGAGATTGGCATGTCAAATTTAGCCGACACGGGAGTCACTAACAAGCCCCACTGCACGACTGCCATTCTTACTTTTGTTTTCCCAGTTTCCGTGAACGTCGCTGCCCACATTAAACGCCCACTCAGTCTGTTGGTAACCGCCCATAAAGTTACTCAGCCAGGTGACAGCTGAACCAGCAGGGACGCGACACGGCTGCGCTCAGTTCTACAGAGTAGACAACACACCATATCCGTCAGCGCCAGCTCGCACTGGAGCAAGCGCAGGCATTTACTCTTCAGTTGCGTTCACTTTCGGGTTTTACATGTGCGTATTGTGAAAGCCCCGCTCGCGGAGCAGCCTGCTAGCAGCGCGAGGATATATATCACAGCGTTAGCGTGTGACGTGACTACCGGAGAAGGTTCAACGGTTGTATCTCTGACCGGGTAACGTTAGACAGGCACCGTCAACATGTCGGATCCGACCGGGGAGGCGAAGTTAGAAGTGAAACAGGCGAGCAAGGAGGTGAAAGAGAGCGAAAACGTAGCGGAAAAATACTCAGCCATGACCGTGAGCAAGAACAGCGAAATGAACATGGGAGAGCTGTCGTCCGCCTTCAGCGCGGTGCCCACTCACAAACCGGTTAAAAAGGTAAGACCTCAACCGAGCCTTCGCAGCATTTATACGGTGCTTTTACCTAATTGCCTCATTTATCCGTGTCTGCTAATCATTTGGCTGAACGGCGTCAGTTACTAGAAAAaatgcatatatacatatatacactaCAAAAGTACACAGTCCTGCTCACACCGTGCAAAGTGACTGATAGCCTGCAGTGCTAAAATGAAGGGAACAGAATAGACACTAATCTGgattgtctctgtctctgtgtgaggCAACATAAAGCCTACAGTCACTCAACACTGCAGGGACAAGGAGATTAATATTGTCTGTGATTATATATTACAAAATGTGAAGTAGTAAGTGGAGACGCTTTGAGGAGGTTGTTTGAGCTGTTAAGTATTACAGAGAAATAAGAGATCAGCAGTGAAAAGTCAAACCACCACCACTGTCTGCATGTGTAGAGTGAAGTGTGAAAGTCAGTTTTTAAAGCCTCACAGCTGAGCTTCTTAAACAAAAAGACCACTTCAGTTTCCTCTTTGCAAAGAAAACTGCATGATTTCCTAACCGTGTGCAACTCAAGGAAATGACAGATAACATTTACAAAAGAAGGATGTTCCCTGACACCTTTAAGGAACAAGGAAGAGTTGAAGTCTTGGGGTTTAACAATGGAAGGTATTGGCACACCTCATTTAAGTTCGAGTAGACAAATAAAAACCAGTTTCAGGAAAAACCCACTCTCAAGTCTCTTTCTGGGGTCCAtagaataacagaaacacctcccTGTATGGTGTAACACAGTTCAACAGCTCAAACTAcatcctccaaaatgatcaTACATTGGAATCAACGCATCtgtaaaacagtttaaaaaagcCTTTATAGCCTTCATGAACATGAGATTTATGGCTGGACTGTTCTGTTACACTGCAGTAATTTTAGCTCGGTGTAGCTTGGAGGAATCTGTCGTATGCAAAATCTCAACACTCTCCGTCTGAGATGTGTTAGTCAGCCTGGCAACCTCGTTACAGGCCAGTTGTTTCACATCCTCAATCTCGCTTTGGGAGGGACTTCATATTACAGCAATGATTGGCTTGCAGTTTTTTGGATCTCAAATTGaacagcttgtgtttttgttgcagtgaagAGTCGAGAGAAGAGTTGGAATGAAATCAGTCATGCTCACTGGGCAGATGTGTGCTGTTTGGCAAACTTAAATGCAAGGGGCGGGTAAAAacagataataataaaaaaaaaagaaatgaggtCATGGTAATACACTAAACATAATTTGCATGTAATTTCGTATGATCCTAGTAAGATTACAATATTTAACAGCGATTTAAACATTGATTGGTGGTCATGTTTGTGTAACAGAGCAAGAAAATGTAAGCTCAAAGGTAGCTTAAGCTGATTTTGGGAGTAGATCAGAGGACAGTTTGCTGTGTCCGTGTGGTTTATGGCCTCACTGATCGGGGGTCAAAGCCCAGAGGAAGACATTTATTTTGACACAGAATGATTAGCTCATGTTAATTTGTTGTTGTGGATGTTTTGTTAAAGGATTTTGTCCTGTAGTTAATATTCAGGTAGTCATGTGTCAGTAAAGTTGCAAGCTTACATTATTATGCATGGCCGTGTGGTTGGAGATCATGTTTTAACTATGGGGTTTGAGTGGTTGCTATTCTAGGAAGAATGCTATGCTAAATTTAGCTTCTTTTATCAATTATGCACCTTTTAATCATCTTTGTCCCAGTAATCTCTTTAGTGggcatttaaaaacaacacaatgcaaGTGACTTAATAACAAATACTGCAGGCAAGGAATAGTCGACGCACATAGGAAAAGATGTATTTTCAGCTTCCTTTCAAACACTGCGTCAATGTGGTGCATATGCAGAGTCTGGGTAGCAAGTCAGCGTGACCATCTATAGCAACATCATCTACATTAAAGGAAGCACTTAGTAATGCAGTGGTTACATAAAATCTTTAACATGGCTCATCAGATCTGAAAAAACTAAAGTCAGTTTGAGTGAGTCAGTCTCATCGGGCTTTAGGACCCTGCAGCCCACCCCGTCCTGTCCTGTCCCGGGGGAAAATATGTGGTGTCTTGTCACCTTAAATCTCAAGAAAACTGCTTCACATTGTTCTTTGTTGGCATGTGATTTCACTGGTATGTGGAGGGATTTCAGTACCAGGCTTAAAATCTAGAAACTAGAGACTGACCTGACTCTCATTAAAGATAAAGAGAAAGTAACTGAGTGATATTAATTACAGGAATGGTATCTTACTTGCACTGTAGTCTGCAGGCTGATTTATTAATGTCTAATCTAATCTCGCCATGCTCTGATTCTGTATATCTCAGTGTTAAATGAGTTAATACTCTCACCTGGCCTGgtagagaaaatgaaaactaatTCATTCCAGAAACCGCTGAGGTGTAGAAATCTGCCCGACGACTTCCTGTACCTGAGAAGATAAACTTACAGCACctggaggattttttttcttaccatCTCACGTTGCTTCACTGCATGCAATATGCCTTGATAAAAGAAGTTAGCTGACCAGGCATAAAGCTAGgtacacacaacaaaaacacccATTCGTTCCCTtcgcaaacacacatgcacacactcgcCTTACCTGACTGTGGTTTAAGTACTCATTTGGATGCAATTACTGTCATACCACTGCATtataaaaacatataatgtCTTAATACATTTCACAGGTAATTACCACTTACCACTTGACGGACCACAGTGAAAATGTAATGCCATGTTATTGTTTCAGTCAGCAGGTTTCAAGCTGGAGCActgtctgcatgttttgtgatttttgtctttctggAAGTTACATGATCCCAACAAGTGTGTGGTAAACtgaaccaaaaaataaaaaaataaaaaaatgtggcTTTGGCAGCTGAATTTTGGAACATCTGTCTTGATGGTGCAATGAGTGTTGGTCTACAGCCAGAAATCAATTTTTGTCAGTGCAATATATTAAGTGTTCTGGTTTGAGTAGGATTATTATTTCACTAAAGTCTTTTTAGCAAATAtcctcatttttcatcattCGGCTCCATCCAAATCTGGTCGAGGCTGaagccaaataaataaaacctcaTGTGAGACAAAAATAAAGGCCGTTGTTGTCTCCACAGTACCCGGCATACAACTGAAACATTATAATAGCTTTTAActtaaactaaataaaatatgCTGTTTAAACTGTCTATGAAAGCATTACATATATAGCGTgtaacatttctttttataACAGCAAATCCAGTTTGTGGAGGACAAGCAGGAGTTCAGCAGGTTCCCCACTAAGGCAGGCCGTCGCTCCCTGTCCCGCTCCATCTCTCAGTCATCCACAGACAGCTACAGCTCCGGTAAGAAGGAGACGACCAgatgcatgtgtgcagcagCGGCCAATCTGTCTGCAGTATTATTCTGGATTTTGCAAAAAACCTATGACTGTCTTTGATTGTTATGTAATTGAGCTTCGGAATATGGCAAGcgaggaaaagaaagatggtGAATGTGGAGGCCTAATTTCATTCAAGCAGTTGAATTTGATTTTCTGCAAAACATCAATATGCAtcaatttattttcaattttgtGTTCTTACACTTTCTTAAAAAACTCTGTTCACTACTCCATGgctttgaaaactttgtttccTTTACAGCTGCGTCCTACACGGATAGCTCTGACGATGAGACCTCACCACGGGACAAAACTCAGGTCAACTCCAAGGGCAGCAGTGACTTCTGTGTCAAGAACATCAAACAGGCTGAATTTGGCAGACGTGAGATTGAGATTGCAGAACAAGGTAAGACACAGCTGGAACGAAGTCACTCCATTGGTTTACTTATCTGATTCAAGCATTATTCAGATTTTATTGACCTACCCCTATCCCTAAGATGCCAAGTCTAAGTTACATTTTACTCTGTTGGGGCCTCAAGGAACACAATTTGAGCTTTTGTGAGATTCTTTGGCATCGTCTGTGTCGCTTTCTCACTCACCCCTTTTATGTTCTCTTGTTTTCAGATATGTCAGCGCTGATCTCACTCAGGAAGAGAGCACAGAGTGAGAAACCATTGGCAGGTGCCAAAGTTGTGGGCTGCACTCACATCACTGCCCAGACTGCAGTAAGACTTCTCTCTCTGATGTTTAACTTCAACGATCCGAGCAAAGGCTGCAGTGTGGTAGTGCCTCTTAATGAGGATGGGATTTTAGGTCAATTGCAGTCACAGATTCTGCACTGCTTTCTGTCTAGAAAACAGGATGTTTTTCTCACTTTACATCAGGTCTCCTCTTGCCTGATGTTAAATGATTGAAGTGCTGAGGAGGCCTTGTCTGTATTTCCATAAAATACACCATTGGCAGTGTTTTAAGACTATTTAGCAACCAGCTGATCAACTGTTTGCTCAGCTGCCTGTTGATGGCAGTCTATTTATGACCATTGACCATTTTCctttccacttcctgctcacctgtgtgttttcaggtgctGATCGAGACTCTGGTGGCTCTTGGGGCTCAGTGCCGCTGGACTGCTTGTAACATATACTCTACACAGAATGAagtggctgctgctctgtcagagGCCGGTAAGCAAGGAGAAGGCGAAGAGCATTTAGATTGGAGGTTGAATACGCACAATGAATGTTTGAGTTCTTACTAATGCTGAAGTGTGGAAATCATACACGTTATCCATGAGCAGAGGTGTGCTTCACCATGTGAGCACCTCACGTCTTTTAGAACCAGGGGTACTGTTTTGAAATGATTAATGAGCTCTTGAAAAATCAGCCCTCCAGAGTTAATGGGGACACATAAGGGTTGCCATTTGGTGAAGTAATAGCACTGCTTGAGCCTTTCTTCTGTGGTTGCTATGTGATGGCTTAAGTATGTACTAAATTTCCACAGTGGACCTTTCATGATGTGACAAGCTGAGGGGGTCACAGCAGATTTAGGAGTTGCTCAGTGGAGATTGTGTATTTTTGAGTGGGCAGGGGGGTTGAGTTTGTAACTGCTGTTCAGTAACTTATTACTGTGCATAGTCAAGTACACGCTGAGCTGTTATCTCCATTACAGTGCTAAGAATTTTGAACCACACTGTTCACTTTTAAGAAATCATAGACAAACATGGGCGTGTTGATGTAAGGTCCTTCAAGATATTAACATTCTGTTATGTTTCAGGTGTGGCTGTGTTTGCCTGGAAAGGGGAGTCTGAGGATGATTTCTGGTGGTGTATTGACCGCTGTATCAACACTGAGGGTTGGCAGCCCAACATGGTATGTGGAAAAGTTTTCTAACTTTTGGTCAGGAGCACTTGAATGTGAATAATACAGACAAGCAGGCCAGTATGTAAACATTTGTTTGACTGCATGCTTCTTAACTGACATTCATGTTCATAAAGGGAAATCATATTTTTTATCTGCTAGATCCTTGATGATGGAGGAGACTTGACACACTGGATGTACAAGAAATACCCCAATGTATTCAAGAAGATCCGAGGCATTGTAGAGGAGAGTGTCACTGGGGTTCACAGGTAATTCACTGCAGATATACACCCAACTATAAGACTCTAAGATATTCACTTACACACCCAGagcaacacacaacaacatgaaGTAAAAGGTTTCtgccttcctctttcctctctctagGTTGTATCAGCTGTCTAAAGCTGGAAAGCTGTGTGTGCCTGCTATGAATGTAAATGACTCCGTGACAAAGCAGAAGTTTGACAACCTGTACTGCTGCAGAGAGTCAATCCTGGATGGGTGAGTGAACTTGAGTTTGAGGTATTTTGTTGTCGGACTTATGCtgaaacacatcacaaacatctGTTTTATTTGAACAATCATTTATAGCCTCTGTTATTTCTCTCCAAGTCGACTGCTTCCCCCTATTTATTACATTGACAGCTCCATTAATTTTCTTATCTTAATGcccgtgaaattagtttttctttttcttttgatccTCCATCACGTTGACGCAAATGAGAAATGATTAGCTACAAATAGACAAGAAACCGGGAGGTTGTTAACATTGTATCCTAGCAACGTGTGCAGCTTAGCAATAGCCATTGTCACGTCGGCATTCACATGGATCGCTGCACGGAATTAAGCCTAGGCTTAAGTCCAGTTGGTGCAAAGTCTGATCTAAAGACTGGTCTTAACAGAGACTGACTTAATTAAGACCAGCTGGTGCAACCCATCCCAGCAGTTTAATACTCTCAAAGATGCGTCACATGACTTCTCCTTCACTGCTGAGTAAGTCATCAGCTGCCACATGCCTAACATTGGAACTGTGTCCATTGTAACACTGAAGTGGCGTTAAGTTCAGGAAACATTGCTGTCATCACAGAACACTTGGTCCATACAGATCAATTTCATATATCACCTCCCTCACCTAGTCCTCTGCTGTGCACAGTGCCAGCTCAACTCAACGCTGAACAGCCTCAACAAAACTGGTGCATTTATTGCCCTCGTATTAATGATCACcccagcagcacaaacagagtGTAGTACTCTTAACAGTGTAAGTACAAATGTACATGCAGTCAGTGCTGCACTCACCACTCATGATTTATTGCCAGCAGGTGTTCTGTTATGAGTAATGACGCTAAATGATTTATTGTGCTGGGACCTTTAAGGAGACTGATCACCTGTTTAGTAAAGAATAGAACTGTAGTATTATTCCACAGAAAGCGTGCGACTTAAAGTGGCTTTTTAGAACAGGTCAGTCAATGTTGTTTGGCGTGGGCAAACTTTTGGTACAAATGGTGCCACATAACATTTTACTGTGTATCAGTTTTGGACTTGTTTTTTGGACGGATACAGATTTTCCCACCCCCACAAAATGTGCTAATTGTACGTCTCAAACCTCTCTAGCTTGAAGAGAACCACAGATGTCATGTTCGGTGGCAAACAGGTGGTCGTATGTGGGTACGGTGAGGTGAGATACTACTTTTCATATTAACATGCCACAGTAATCTTAATCATATAGCTGTGAAAACATTGGTGATGATACGTTGCAATGCTAAAAGACTGATGACACATGCCAAGGACTCATGACACAGATAGCTGTCGTCACATTTCATTGGAAAGTACTTACGGGACATTGTTGAATATACCAGGGTCTGACTGTTGAGTCTTGGTAATATTAAAGCCAGAGATTTGTTGGCTCGTCATGGCCAGTATGTAGAGCCTTGATGGTTTTGTTTTAAGATGGCTTGTGTTTAAATACCGATAAGTGTCATTTCTTTGTTAAGGTCAGGGTCATAATTGGCTTGTCAAGTAATACATCATCTTTCCTTTGCAGGTTGGAAAAGGCTGTTGTGCTGCTCTGAAAGCTCTGGGAGCCATCGTCTACGTTACAGAGATTGATCCCATCTGTGGGCTGCAGGCCTGGTGAGGAAAACAAGAACGGtgttgaaaatgtgttgcaTGTCAAAAATATATGAAAAGGACAGACAATATTATGGATAGCAGCATAGCAAGGTTTGTTAAttattaaagaaacattttgtgaGAGGACAAATGTTCAGCTTAAACTCAAACTACATTAACCCAGCAGAGAGCCGAGCCCTTCAGCTGAATCTAGCTGCTGTTCAATAAATAATAGATACATTACTGTTTGTCACTGTCCTCACTGAGGCTGAACGCTGAAccgctttttttcctcttgtgtgtCACAAACAGCATGGACGGATTCAGGGTGGTCAAGCTGAACGAGGTCATTCGCCAGGTCGATGTCATCATCACATGCACTGGTAACTTCACTCGCGGCCATGCTGATTGGGATGCAcggttgcttttttttttttttttagcctttttcaATCTACAGTTGTAATTGGAGGTAAatgaatgtgtctgtctgtagggAACAAGAATGTGGTGACCAGAGACCAGCTGGACCGGATGAAAAATGGCTCTATTGTCTGCAACATGGGCCACTCCAACACTGAGATTGATGTGGTAAACAATTGCTTACAATGGACCAAGCTAAACGTATCACTCAGACTGAGTTAGTGTATATTTAAAATGGCTCAGATTTTAACTGGTGTTCATGAACACGATTGTCTAGCGCTTTAGGATTATCCTAACAGGCAGGTCAGTCACAGTGTATTGAGCTATTATGAAGAACGTGAGGGAGACTGATACTCTCATTTCTCGCAGGCAAGTCTTCGGACCCCTGAGCTGACCTGGGAGAGGGTGCGCTCTCAGGTGGATCACGTCATTTGGCCTGATGGCAAGAGGGTTATCCTTCTGGCTGAGGTAGCCCACCTGTACACCTTGCTGGTCCTGGTCTTTGTGTCATGTCACTGAAATGTACTTCTTAAAgctgatattttttatgttcTTCTCTTCCATAGGGACGTCTCCTTAACCTCAGCTGCTCCACTGTCCCTACCTTTGTCTTGTCCATCACAGCCACTACTCAGGTATCATGCTGATAATAGCACACAGCCTGTTCTAAGCTGTACAGCAGCTAGAGACACACAGTAGTTATTGCTGCTACTCACTGCAGATGGCACGTAGGGCTTTCATTGTGCTTTTCCACATGCTGTCTTATTTGGCTATCCTGGTAGGTGTGCTCTTGTTAAGCATGTGCAGTACACTCATAAAAACACCTCTCACCCTTCTTAGATATTGTTGCTCTTTAATCACAAGTTCATAGTTCATTTATTGCTCTTCATTAAATTCATTGCGTGCATCAACAGTATTATTAATCCATATTTGTTTTTAGGCTCTGGCCCTTATAGAGCTGTACAATGCTCCAGAGGGACGATACAAGCAGGATGTTTACTTGCTTCCCAAGAAGATGGGTGAGGATATATCCATACTTAACCTTGACCTGTACTAGTGTTCAAAGTAACATTACTCATGCCCTCTATCGATGGTGGTGCTGTAACTCTCAGTACAGCTCTACCCAGCAGACATAAGTTGATTTCTGGTGTTTAGTCTTGTGTATGTATCTCTGTCTTACTAAATCATATCGGTGTATTTTCAGATGAATATGTTGCCAGTCTGCATCTGGCCACTTTTGAGGCCCACCTGACAGAGCTTTCTGATGAGCAGGCAAAATATCTGGGCCTGAATAAGAATGGTCCTTTTAAACCCAACTACTACAGGTACAGAGTTTAACTCCGGAATACAGCAGACAGTCGTGAAACTATGAAACAAACAGTTAATAATTCATTattaataaacatgttttaaaatgtcaaaattgaAAACTTAGTGCTATTTTGTCGAAAGTAGCCCCAAGTATTCAATTTGCAAAGATTTGATACTAAAAGGTTTTCTTTGATTACTAATTATCAGCTTTTTTAAATCATATCAATCAATTTTAAGTcatatacatgcatgcacacttcTATAATCATGAAGGACCCTCATTAACATAATGCATAATTCCATTCCATGTGTAACTCAAAATGAttctcacaaagatagctgtacaagtgtatacacacacacacacacacacacacacacacacacacacacacacacacacacacacacacacacacacacacacacacagaggcataaaaTGAAGCATTTGCTATTGATTGGTCCATAAACATTTCCTAACTTAACTTGTTCTCTGTATTCACAGGTATTAGTCTGCAGGGGAGCCACACCTCAGCACTTCAAATGTGGACGGTACCCAACATCATCCATCcttaagacaaagaaatattcatgtatattgtattttttattcttcaCAAGATGCACAGCTCCTACTTAGTTGTATTTTACGGGCCACAGCAAGTTTCTCTCTTCTTGCTGCTTCCTGCAGAACTGCACATGACACCCAGCTGGCTCTGATAAGTCAGTGTAACCACAGCACTTATATCTGTTAtattattctctctctctctacttatatacttatatatatatacatatacatatacatatacatatacataaatatatctatatatagatatatacacacacttatATTATGGTTCCATCTCTTTCCATACCTGCTGGCTCCTTGGTTATTTTTGATTTCTGATTGATATTGAATAATTTATCAATGTATTGTGCCAAATGACTGTGATGGGGAAGGGTTACAGTTGtgaaatgttaatggttgtgGAATCAGTTAAACCTGCACTAAGCGATACTTTTGATAAAAGCATTGTGTCACAATTCACCATGCAATGCTGATGGGTCATTCAAAATTCCCAACTCACTCTGAGCTTTTTAGCCACCATTTACTCTTTTTGGCTCTCTCATCAACCACTCGATGAAGGCATTGGCAGCCATCTtcagagaaaaattaaaaaacctTAGACAAGACTACAAAACAACTCCTGGCTGGTAAAGAAAGCCCAGATGTGTTTCTCAGGAGTAGGTGGACCAAATCCGAGCTAAAATGccagtgaatattggacttaaattTATGAAGTGGACAGAAATTTGACTCCAGTTAGATGTTGtagtgtgtctgctggatgttaAAGTAGGCAGTTGTTTGCTTACAAATGAGCCATAACAACTTTATACTCTGATTGCAAATCTGGGCTTAATGTCTGCTTGAGTCTTGTTTTGGAGTCTTTCTGCCCCCTAGTGTTCAACAATCGCttgatgcagctttaaagttttctttctgctttgatGTGGCAGCACTCACTGACTTCATACATTCCATCCATAAAATACGGACGAAATGTCGTCTGCAGCACCATCCACATTACTGGTAACCTTCAGCAGATCC
This region includes:
- the LOC139328527 gene encoding S-adenosylhomocysteine hydrolase-like protein 1, which gives rise to MSDPTGEAKLEVKQASKEVKESENVAEKYSAMTVSKNSEMNMGELSSAFSAVPTHKPVKKQIQFVEDKQEFSRFPTKAGRRSLSRSISQSSTDSYSSAASYTDSSDDETSPRDKTQVNSKGSSDFCVKNIKQAEFGRREIEIAEQDMSALISLRKRAQSEKPLAGAKVVGCTHITAQTAVLIETLVALGAQCRWTACNIYSTQNEVAAALSEAGVAVFAWKGESEDDFWWCIDRCINTEGWQPNMILDDGGDLTHWMYKKYPNVFKKIRGIVEESVTGVHRLYQLSKAGKLCVPAMNVNDSVTKQKFDNLYCCRESILDGLKRTTDVMFGGKQVVVCGYGEVGKGCCAALKALGAIVYVTEIDPICGLQACMDGFRVVKLNEVIRQVDVIITCTGNKNVVTRDQLDRMKNGSIVCNMGHSNTEIDVASLRTPELTWERVRSQVDHVIWPDGKRVILLAEGRLLNLSCSTVPTFVLSITATTQALALIELYNAPEGRYKQDVYLLPKKMDEYVASLHLATFEAHLTELSDEQAKYLGLNKNGPFKPNYYRY